The Rhododendron vialii isolate Sample 1 chromosome 3a, ASM3025357v1 nucleotide sequence gttttagaattttaattGCAATtcggggattaatataaatacctcgttttaagttagttttagggtagatttttcattccagacttttacgtagcagctttttcactaacgttgttttgttttctctcagttcttaagttttctgcactatttctttcaatcgcttggattctggtaacgtttgtcgaatttcttcgttaattaaagttgttcgttattatctattctacgtggatctttcttttattttttttccgtctcttctgcaatagatgatcatgtttcgatctagggttttattttctgttatttcaagcatgcgtgagtagttccccagggtgcagccacgggacgaaggcgtcctgtgactagtttaatcaatgttttacctcgggtacgaattaattcgtttttccaacagttttgggatatgaaagaaaatccctttctaataaacaaaacccaggcatcatcagattttaaatgcgcatgagagctggtgacaagtggtgggcatttattaggaaccccttttttcttattctgagatcagtgaattgaataattgtgtcccgagtaaatattggttaggctagttgcagacgctgggttcccacggctgtactctcctttaaatttatagttaattaaatcaattcagtgatttaggtagtaaatcaatcaatcaaacaaagggtggctacctaaaaaccagattaaactaaaattcatcacaattgagtcaacaccgtccgttcgtctctgtggttcgactccggtacttccggaattattgtgctacattggtcgagagtcctacgcttgggacgcgtttttagtctttattttaATACACCCGACAGGTCAAGCACCTAGTGGAGCTCGTACTTCAGCGCCACCACAATCGGGCTCCTCACGGTgtgcttccccttttcttcaaCCCAAACAATCGAACCAGAAATACTGAGTCTATTACCGAGACCTCGATAGTTCATGGTGAGAGAGTAAGTTTTCCTGTCATAGATCTTGCCGAACACTAGTGTTTTCGGCGAGACTGTGACAGTAGTCCCTTCCGGCGCCGTCACGTTAGCTTTATACGTGCCCCCACCGCGCCCTACATTCGTTAGAGTCCGCTCGAATTTCTGAACAAACCTTCCTACTTCGCCGATGTTGTACAGAGCAATGAACGACGGGTAATTGAGATCAGAAGACGGGTTCGAGCAGTTATATCCCTTTGATCTCGTGATGGTCATGATTTGGCTCGCGGTGTAGTTGATGGAGCAGAGGATATTCGCGTAGTCCTGCGGAGCAGCATCGTACACGAGCCCGGGGTCGAGCGCCCTGTTCGGGTCGATCTGGCCCGCCCCCATCGCTATCGGCGAGGCCACCGCCAGATTGTACGCGTTGTCTTGGATCGGATTGCGGGTGCTATCGAGTGGGTTCGCGGTTGTCATCATGGCCGACCGGATCGCCGCCGGGGACCAACCCGGATGGACTCCTTTCAACATGGCCGCCACGCCCGCAACGTGAGCGGCGGCCCCGGATGTGCCCGACAGGATATTGAAATCGCTGGCCAACAACATGCCTCGGAGGCTGGTCGCGAACTGAACCGGACTCCAAGAACCCAAAACCAAGGTCCCGGGCGCCATTATGTCAGGCTTCAGAATCCCCGGGTAGGATCGGGACGGACCCCTCGAGGAATAAGAGGCCACGGCTGGGGCCCGTGTCGTTCCCACCCTGGTCTCCTGGAAACTAATACTAGCCCTTGAAGTAAAACCGAGTTTGGCATACTCGATCACGGATTTCATGTCCTCGGAGCTAATAACGACTCCCGGAAAAGGAAAATTCCTGTACTCGAAATAGTAGTCGTCCGTTAAGGGCCAGTGGGATTCAAATATAGCTGCTGCTACACTCCCTGCGGCAGAATTGGCAATAGAACCCATGTCGGAAGAGACTTCCGTCTGTTGTTTGTTTTCGCAAATCACGATTCGAGAACCCGTATTCAAGCTATCGAACAGCTCGGTTGATTCGCATGGAGACATACTTTCGTTGTAATATAGCTCGACGTTCTTGACTATGGCTCGAGCCGGAAGCATG carries:
- the LOC131318496 gene encoding subtilisin-like protease SBT3; this translates as MRLLSGFSFPFLLALTIIGYVSSAEKDRSTYIIHMDKSHMPKVFTGPHHWYSSTIDSIKTASPATSDGHQSPARVLYTYDNAVHGFSAVLSKDEMETVKKSPGFLSAYSDKQVTLYTTHTFEFLSLNPITGLWPASNYGKNVIIGVIDSGVWPESKSYHDEGMTAVPSKWKGTCEVGQEFNSSSCNLKLIGARYFNKGVIAANPNITISMNSARDTRGHGTHTSSIAAGSYVAEASYFGYATGTARGVAPKARLAIYKATWDEGQYASDVIAGIDAAVSDGVDVLSISLGLRFSTPLYEDPVAVASFGAMEKGVFVSASAGNNGYATGRVRNSRISNGTPWVTTVGAGSVDRWFSGTLTLGNGLTITGWSMLPARAIVKNVELYYNESMSPCESTELFDSLNTGSRIVICENKQQTEVSSDMGSIANSAAGSVAAAIFESHWPLTDDYYFEYRNFPFPGVVISSEDMKSVIEYAKLGFTSRASISFQETRVGTTRAPAVASYSSRGPSRSYPGILKPDIMAPGTLVLGSWSPVQFATSLRGMLLASDFNILSGTSGAAAHVAGVAAMLKGVHPGWSPAAIRSAMMTTANPLDSTRNPIQDNAYNLAVASPIAMGAGQIDPNRALDPGLVYDAAPQDYANILCSINYTASQIMTITRSKGYNCSNPSSDLNYPSFIALYNIGEVGRFVQKFERTLTNVGRGGGTYKANVTAPEGTTVTVSPKTLVFGKIYDRKTYSLTMNYRGLGNRLSISGSIVWVEEKGKHTVRSPIVVALKYELH